Proteins encoded by one window of Roseibium sp. Sym1:
- a CDS encoding ATP-binding protein: protein METVTVRNDLADLPAVYAAVEALAAGADLPDAVRRTLLLIVEELFSNTVAYGYPEGRADEIAISAALEKNHVELTLTDRAAPYDNGADPFAPDLAGTVEQRDIGGLGLFLVHQLSDEVRHERVGDTNRTTVLVPRAGED, encoded by the coding sequence GTGGAAACAGTAACAGTTCGAAACGACCTGGCGGACCTGCCGGCTGTCTATGCCGCGGTGGAGGCCCTCGCCGCGGGTGCCGACCTGCCGGACGCCGTTCGCCGGACACTGTTGCTGATTGTCGAGGAACTGTTCAGCAACACGGTTGCCTACGGTTATCCGGAAGGCCGCGCGGACGAGATTGCCATTTCCGCCGCCCTGGAAAAAAATCATGTCGAGCTGACACTGACCGACCGCGCGGCGCCCTATGACAATGGCGCGGATCCCTTTGCTCCGGACCTCGCCGGGACAGTCGAACAACGGGACATCGGGGGCCTGGGCCTGTTTCTCGTGCACCAGTTGTCGGACGAGGTGCGCCATGAGCGGGTCGGGGACACCAACCGCACGACCGTCCTCGTTCCGCGCGCCGGTGAGGACTAG
- a CDS encoding STAS domain-containing protein: MTAEVADITIDHETGGGFAVVRPAGKLDTLSAKTFEAYLKNLVDQKAGTLLVDMEKVDYVTSFGLRSLLIIAKLLAPSGSKLVLFQVNPSVVDVLKISGFLKILAVADTLEAAKELAGRPG; encoded by the coding sequence ATGACCGCAGAAGTCGCAGACATCACGATAGATCATGAAACCGGCGGCGGATTTGCCGTCGTGCGTCCCGCAGGCAAGCTGGACACATTGAGTGCAAAGACGTTCGAAGCCTATCTGAAGAACCTTGTCGACCAGAAGGCGGGAACGCTCCTGGTCGACATGGAAAAGGTCGACTATGTCACCAGCTTCGGTCTGAGGTCCCTTCTCATCATCGCCAAGCTGCTTGCGCCGTCGGGAAGCAAGCTTGTCCTTTTTCAGGTGAACCCTTCGGTTGTCGACGTCCTGAAAATTTCGGGATTTCTGAAAATTCTTGCCGTCGCCGACACGCTGGAGGCAGCGAAGGAGCTTGCCGGACGGCCGGGCTGA